The genomic window TCGTTTACAATCCCCTGCAGACAAAACTGCTGCGTCAAGCAGAACTTGCAGGCGCCAAGCCGATCGGTGGGGTTGCAATGCTTGTCCACCAGGGAGCTGAAGCATTCCGTATCTGGACAGGTCAAAAGCCACCTGTGGAAGTCATGCGCAAGGCGGTACTGGAGGGGCTGGGTTGAAAATACTCATCATTGGCGGCACCGGGGAAATGGGCCAGTGGTTTGCAACCTTTTTCAAAAGCCGGGGATATGAAGTATGGATCAGTGGGAAAAGTGGAAAAATGGAAGTTGCCGAAAGACTTGGTGTCCATTTTACAGCTGAGCCTGACATTGTAATCCCGACATGTGACATTGTGATAGTTTCAGTACCAATCAACATAACACCCACCCTTATAGAACAGACTGGGCCTAAAATGAAAAAGGGAAGTTTGCTCATGGACCTGACATCGCTGAAGAAAAAACCTGTTGAGGCCATGAAAAGATATGTTCCTGAAAATGTAGAGTTTCTGGGAACCCATCCAATGTTTGGGCCTTCTATTCCCTCCCTGCAGGGCCAGACCTTTATCCTCACACCTGTAGATGGCAGATGTGAAAGATGGTTTGACCATATATTCAACCTCTTAAGTGAAGAAGAGGCGAGTATAGAAGTCATAACTCCCGATGAACATGACCACTTTGTATCCATTGTGCAGGGACTCACCCATTTTGCCTATATTACCATTGGCGCGACCATGCAGAAGCTGGATTTTGATGTGAAAGGTTCCCGGCGTTTTATGAGTCCGGTATATGATATAATGTTAGACTTTGTGGGACGTATCCTGGGGCAAAACCCCGAACTTTATGCCCTGATACAGATGGAAAATCCTGAAGTTATCCGTGTACATGACATATTTATAGAGCGATGCAGACATTTTTCTTCAATGGTACGTTCCCATGACACAGGGCAATTCTGTGAAGACATGAAAGCAGCAGCCCTCCATTTTGGCGACACGTCCTCTGCCTTACGTCGCTCGGACAAACTCATAAACAGCAAGGTAGCCGAATTCGAGGAACTCGTACACTCCACAGGTCATGAAAGGGGACTTTTGCACATATATTCCGGAAAGATGCATGTTGGAATTGTGAAAAAGGTTACTTCAAGTAATGTAACCCTTAAAGAAGGGAAAAAGGAACTGCAACTCAAAATCGGTAACATAAGAATCCTGTCAGCAGATGAACTGAATCACTGGAAAGAGAATAAACTCAAACCAACCCTGCGCGACATCTCTGTTTTCATTCCCCGTTCAGCCAGGCCTTTTACGATACAACAAATCCTGGATTGTCGCATAGATGGTGTAAAAGTCGAAACTATCGATACCTATCCACACAAAAAGGGTCCGAGTGCAACCTTCCGTTTAAACATACGCGGCGATCTGGACGCCTACGAAATACACAGGGAAATGGAAGAATTACTGGAAGGCATGGGATGTAGCCTGCGCAAGTAAAGCAATTATTTATGCCAGCAGTCACATAGCCGATCAAAGACAACACAGGGTGATAGGTTGAAAAAACAAACACAAAAAAGTGGAGTGAAAGCTCTTTTCGGGAAAGATATTACCGAATACCTCAGGTTTTACAAAATGGGACTGCTTCTGATAGCAGGGCTGGGCATATATCTCGGACTCATGGGATTATACCTGATAATTGTTGATAATAACTACATTCCAGGTATTGCCCTTTTTATTGCAGCCCTTCTCATATCCCCGCCACCCATCGGGATATCAAATATGATAATCAGGCATTTCAACATAGAACTTTCAATGGGACTAAAATTAGGAATAGCCACCATGCTGATGTTTATTGCATGGTGGCAACTGGGATTTTAAAGAGGGCTGACAAGATCTTCCAGGGCTGACCTGGGATCTTCTGCCTTTACTATACCTGATGCAAGCAGAACGCCTACAGAACCAAGATCCATTGCAGCGGTGAGGTCTTCTCCCCGGGAAATACCCGCCCCACACAAAACCTGAACATCAGGATTTATTCTTTTTACAGCTTCAACCGAGCCTTTCACAACATCCGGGTCAGCCTGAGAAACCGGTACACCCGTGCCAATAAGTTCGGGAGGTTCCACCGCAACATATTCCGGAGCCAGGGCAGCAGCTGCTGCTGTTGTGGGAATATTATTGGTACACACGATCGTGGTCAGGCCTTCAGCCCGTGCTGCACTCACCGATGCTTCAATATCAGCAAGGTTGAGCCTGCGTTCGGAATGATTGATAAGACAACCCACAGCCCCTGCCTGTTGTACACAGGAAGCCATTACGTGGCCTGTATTGCTACCCGGTGAAACACCATCCACATGCTGAGCATAGACAGGTACATCCACCTGAGAAGCAACCCTGTAGATGTCACAAAGTTGGGGAGCAACTCCAATGGTCACTCCCGCTTCTGCGGCTACATCCCTGCAAGCAGCAGCAATTTTTACTGCTGCCTCACCTGTACCCTGTGAATAGGTTTTGAAGTTCACAACTATCAGGGGCGAGTCCATGGGAATCTCCTCAGAAATCAGTCATTACCCTGAATTGGTCTATCTCGGGCTTATTCAGACCTTCGACAAACTGTTCTGCAGACTGGCGTATATCCTTGGAATTGGTAATTGCACGTCCGACAACAAGGACATCCGCACCTGCCTTGAGAGCATCAGGGATTGTATGCACACGCACCCCACCGGCGACTGCCACAAGGATCTTAGGCGACAGTTCCTTGATAGCCTCAATGCTACCCCATGCATAAGCGGTATCCTCTACATCTATGGCGCGGTGAAGCTCCACAACATCAGGAAGCTCATTGAGTTTTTCCAGTACATCCATCGGATCCGGATGGTTGAGTGTATCCATTACCGCATAGATTCCCGTCTTGTGAGCCTCGGATATTGCCTTTTCAAGAGTTGGTACCGGTGCAAGGGCGGAAACCACAATTGCATCAGCTGTGGCATCTGCCACCATACGTGCCTCAAGGTTACCGGTATCCAGTGTCTTCAGGTCAGCCACGATGAAAGCATCCGGTTTGACTTCACGCAGTTTGGTGATTACATCCACACCGTAACGTTTGATCAGAGGGGTGCCCGCTTCAAGGATGAGGTGGTCACTCTTGGGCAGCTGTCTTACAACATTGAGCACTGCTTCCAGATTCGGATTATCCAGTGCTACCTGCAGATATGGAGGGTCCCATAGTCTGGAAACCTTGAATCCCATAATTGCATGGGAACCCTTGTCCTTTTCATCCAGTACAGTGTCTACGGCAGGGAAATTTTCCATTGCCCTTTTCAGTGCAAGTTTGGTAGCACCGTAATTATACCTGTAGATGCGGTTGTAATCCAAAGCCTGAGGGTGTATGAACACACTGGCCACGATCACAAGATCATCTGCTTTTTCTTTGGGCACAATTTCTTCTTCCACGGCATCTGCAACCGCTTTTGAAACCGCTGCCTGTGCAGGACCAAATATCTGGGATGCCTGGTCCATATTCTTTACAGTTACCTTGGGAACGATGAGGGTGGAAGGTTTTGTGGGTAGGTTCGGCCTGATCACAGAAAGCAGGGGAGTATGCCCTGCGGATAACTGAGTCATACCGGTGGCAAAGGCCTGCCCAACAGGTCCTTCCTTATCACCGATCATAAGATCAATATGTGCGAGTTCGGGTTCCTCGCCAATAAGTGCTTCTCCAATTAACATCATGCTCGATCAGCTGCTAGATTGGAATGAACGTATATATGATTTCTGATGAAATAAACTCAAACCGTATATACATAATTATTTATTTTTTGGGCAACTGATATTGATATGTGCTGCGGAAAACCTATTCCATGATATCGGGCGACAAAAGGATTAAAAAATTACATCTGTTGATCGCTTTTGTTGCAACATACTTTGCCATCTGGCTTCCTGACATACAGGGAGTTTTAGGAATGGAAAATGTGAACATTAGTTCCACACTGGTTTTCGGCACACTGAACGGACTGCTTCTTGGCCCGATATATGGGGCCATTGTATCCCTTGCGGCTATTTCAGTCCATCGCATAGCACATGTTGATATGCTGCTTAATAATCCATTCTATCTCATAAGCCCTCTATTCCTTGCAAGTGCCTCCTTTGTAGCGGGACTGGCAATCGCGGGGAAGAAAAAGAAAGCAATCATTCTCCCGTGCCTATTAATCGCGGCCTGGTTCGCAACAGAGGTAGGCAGAGAGATTTTTTATTACCCCTGGTTACACATATTATCTATTGCATTTTTCCTTACTTTTACCAGAATAGAAAACAAAATATCCTTTTTTTCCAAAAACAAAGGATATCTGTATCTTTTTGCATGTTCACTACTTGCCGTCTCCACAGACCATCTTGCAGGAAGCCTGTCAGCACTCTTTATATTCGACCTTGGAAGCAGTATGTATAAAGAGGTAATATTTATTTACCCGCTTGAAAGGATATTAATTGCGACTATATCAGCTCTTATATTCTACGCTTTCATCGTGTGGATCAACCTGCTGAAAGCAAATGCCAGTGTGCTGAACGAAAACGAAGAACACAATGTCAAAGATGTAATGGATTATATCAATAGCGAAGTAAAAGACATAATTGAAAAAGAAAAATGAATTAATAATTGATACTATTCTTCAATCTATCAATAGCACTGGAAAAAGGATGGGAAGGTTCTTTGACAGTAAATACTTTGGAGAGGCCATGCATGGATACCTCACACATGCATGGAATCGAAGTAAGCACAGGAACTCCATATTTTTTGCTCATTTGTAATGATTGTTCATTAAGACACATGTTTTCCACAATCCCACATTTTTTGCCCAGAGGAGTATATATTCCATCAATCGCCTGCTTTATGTTTGTGAGACAGTATTCATTGGGTTTTACTACCATCAGAACGTAATCACTGCTTGCCACAATATTGGCCGATGTGAAATCCACCCCGGGACTTGTATCCATAATTACAACATCAAAACCTTCCTTTTGAAGATTTTTTTTGGATTGAATCAATGCTTTGAGTGCATTTGATTGCCATTTCCTGTCCTTTGAAGAAAATTCCCTGATAGCAGAAATTTCGGGATTGGAGTAACCTACATAAAAACGAGCCTCAGAAGCAATGCTTTTTGAACTGTCGACTATTACTTCCCGTATGTTTTTCTTGTAATCAAAAATATCATTTATCCACTTATCCGAGGGAGGGAACATACCATTGAATGCGCTGGGAGATTTCAGGTCCATATCAAGCAAACAAACATCCTTACCTTCTTTTGCATAAGCACACGCAAGATTGATAGCAACACTTGTTTTTCCCGTACCTCCACGTGGAGAGTGGACTGCAATTGTAAACGTATCTTTCATTTGATTTGCCCACAGATTAATTGCTTAATTAAATAAACCACCATCAATAATAAATTCGTAACAATTATACCAGTTCTTGATGGAAATTTTTTTTGTTTTTAAATGTAGAGACCCATTCTTGAGAATGAAGATGTATTATACATTAATTGCTCTGCTGAATGTTAATCACAGTGATTAATGTAAATTTTTTCCCCGATATATGTATTATGGTAATTGAACTGAAAAAAAGACTTTTCTGCCATTTCTGTACTTATGTACATGACCCATGCGCACAAGCTGATTGAGATAATTGCTTTCAACTGCTCTTTCCTTTGATGTTTTTTCCGAAATCTGTGCAGCGGTTGCAGTTCCCATTTCAAATAAGACGGTAGCTGTTGTGCGCAAATGATCCGGCAGGGAAAGAAGAGTCATTACATCGAGCTCATTTAAATCATCTTCCTGTGAAACATGAGACGAAGAATCCTGCTGGAATAACAGCCTGTCGAGCTTATCGTTGATTTCATTCAAAGCTACAAGAATATTGTTCATTTCAACTTCAGAAACCATATGGCCACCATAAATTGTATTCTAGTATTACAGTAATACTGTATTCCATAAAACTATAAAAAAGTACAGTATGCACAGAAAAGAGTTACAGATATTTTACCATATACGGACCTTCCAGTACATACCCCAGTTTCCGGTAATATTCACGCACTCCAATCCCACTGATAACACTGAGTTTTTCAAAACCGGCATCTTTTGCCATTTTCTCAGCCTCAGAAATCAACCTGAGACCATAACCCCTGTGCTGCCAGTCTTGATCCTTTGCAGATCCACCGACGACAACCATTGAACCATAAACATGTAATTCCCGTACAAGAGCCGAATTATCAAGTTCCGGTCGATGTGGATTGTGCGGAAACCTCAACCTCAAAAATCCAATCAAGATGTCCTGACTGACATCCTCAAAAGAGAGGAAATGTTCCTGCCCACCACAGGAAGAATAGGATTGCACCATAAATTCAATATCTTCTATTGAAGGTGGCCTTTCTTTCAGGATATTATGGCCAACTTCCCTGCAACGTATACACCTGCATTTGCCACCTTTTTGTATAAGTCGCTGGCCTGCAAGCTGGCGAATATTACTTTTTTTCACACCGGCCAATATCTGCTGTGCAGGAATATCCCGCTGGATACGTTGTAGCCGCACCCACTTGGGAAGTATTGCTTTTATGTCAGCAAGCAGTTCCACAGCTTCTTCATCATAGAGGGGAGCGTACTTGCCTGCCCTCCACATTTTTTCAAGCTCTGTACCTTCGGTTACAAGAGTGGGATAGATCTTCAGGAAATCCGGCATGAAACGCGAGTCACTGAACAGTTTCTTAAATGCCCGCAGGTCCCGCTCATTATCCGAACCCGGAAGACGGGGCATTATATGGAAGCCTACTTTCAGGGCACTATCGCGCAATACGCGGTTAGCCTCAGCGGTGTCGGCAACTGTATGGCCCCGACGCATCCTTGAAAGTACAAAATCGTATACACTTTGCACCCCAATTTCCACTTTTGTAGCACCAAAATCCAGAAGCCGGTCTACCTCCACAGGAGATGTCCAGTCAGGACGCGTCTCATATGTTATACCTATGTTGCGAACCGCAGAACTTTCATTGGCCTCCTGTACATCTTCAATAGGAATATAGCCGTAAACATTATGGACGCTATCACGCCATTGATGCCCCTTAAAATCATTCATTGCCTCAAGACAACGTTTGGTGAACCATTCCTGGTAATCCATATTACGGGAGGTGAACGTACCCCCCATGACTATAAGTTCTGCCTTATCGACTTCGTGCCCGATTTCCTGCAACTGTTTCAGACGTGCGTGCACTATCCTGTAGGGGTCATACTCATACTGTATGCCCCTCATGGCAGCAGGTTCCCTTCCCATATAACTCTGGGGAGATTCAAAAGAAGATGCAGGCCCGCCGGGGCAGGGCACACAGATACCGTGAGGACAGGGTGCGGGAGATGTCATAACCGCAATAACAGCCACCCCGGATATCGTTCTTACAGGCTTACGCCGCAGTAGGCTGCGCACAAATTCCTTTTCACCTTCAGAGGCAGCGGCTATCACATCGGAATTACGAGGCAGGGTTGACAGACCATATTGCCTGCTAATGTTCAGCTTTTTCCTGTTGAACTGCACCTTATCCAATGTGGAATCTTCAAGAACCAGCTCAACAAGTTTCCTGCAAGCTTTAGCAAAATCACCCTCATCAGACATTGGCCATCTCCGTGACCAATCGTTCAAGATGTATCCTGTCGTTAGCAGAATTCCTGACATTCAGGTCAGCATCTGCAATCTTCAACAGGATCTGGGCAAGGATTGCGGGAGATTCACCGGTATCACTCACAACCCGATACAAATGCCTGACAATTTCCACTCCGGACATACCTTCTTCAATAAGCATTTTATCAATCGCTTTACGTGCCAGGGGGAAATCCGCAGCTGAGATAGCTTCCTGAAGGGAAGAAATGCCCTCGGGGACATCTTCCATTACTACTTCAAAGATTATGTCTGCAGATAGTTTTTCGCCGGCGTATTGGAGAGCTGCAGACTGGAGAAGCCGCAGGGCACAATCCACATTGCCCTTACAATGACGTGCAAGACCTCCAAGGGCTTCTCGGTCATAAGCAAGACCCTCACTACCAGCAACATCACCAAGGAAACCTACTAGTTCTTCATCCGACACGTAGGTGAAAAATAATTGCAATCCACGGGAGCGCAGGGGAGAAATGAGTCTTGAGGGCTGAGTTGTGGAAAAAATGAACCTGCAGGTGCGACTGTAGCGTTCCATGATCCGGCGCAAAGCATGCTGGGCGCTTTCGTTGAGGGATTCCGCACTATCGACAAATATAATCTTATAATCCGCATCGATTGAACCCATACTGGCATATTCATTTACCAGGTCCTTAAATATCGAAATAACACTTGACCTGATCTTTTTGGGATCATCCGTCCCCAGAAAACGCACAAAACGTTTGTCCCTTACAAGATAACGTTTACCCTGATCGAAAAAATCTGAGGCATTGAAATAGGTGAAGTTGTGCTCAAAATTATCACCATAGATGCCTCTTGCAAGGGCAAATACAGCAGAGGCCTTCCCACTTCCTGCAGGACCGTGGACTACAAGATGAGGCAATTTCCCGGAAGAAGCCAGATGTTGCATTACCGATATTGCCTTTTCATTTCCTACAAAATCATCCAGATCCTGTGGCCTGTATTTCAATGTCCAGAGATCTTTCATTGCACCTCTCCGTCTTCCTGAAGTACTTCTTTTATCACCTTACCGTATACCGGACGGGCAATAAGTACACCGATCAATACACCGACAATGGTGGTTATGGCGAAACCCTTCAGGGCCCCAAAGCCCATGACAACCAGAGGCGACATTGCAATAATAGTGGTTGCAGCGGCTGCAAAGATTATGCTGAAAGCCCGGGTAATCCTCGAAAGGTAAACCTTTGTCGGGGGTAATTTACCCTCATAGAGCACCTCGTCGGTAATTATCACAAGGTGATCGATACCCGTACCTATCACTGCTATTATACCGGCAATGCTTGGAAGATCAAGTTGCCATCCCACAGCTGCAGCAAACCCGAGGATCATGAGTACTTCACTAACAGAAGTGGCCACCATAGGCACAAGAATCTGTTTTTTACCATAACGACGGTAGACTACACCGGCAACTGCAAGCATAGAAAGTAATCCTGCAATAATCGCCTGCAGTTTAAACTGATCTCCCAGGGAGGCATCGACCTGTCCGGAGCCTACGAGCTCCACATTGACCGGCAGGGCTCCTGCACGCAGGTGAATTTGGAGTTGCTCGGCCTGTGTCTTGCTATCTTCATCAACACCAGTGGATGCCTGCCAGGAAGCAATTGGAGTAGTACGTAGAGAGGAAGCAGCTGATGGGCTGAGAGGTGCACCATACACTTCTTCGTCATCCAGATACATATAAAGCCAATGGGAGTTAGGATCATTCACTGCGCCTGTTTCTATCGCTACCTGCTGCAGGGCCACTGCACCTTCCCTGCTAAGTGTGAATGGAGTATACCACTGACCGTCTTGTTGAGAAGGAATACCCACACTGGATATGGAATCACCATAAAGTACATGCCTTGTATTATTACCCTCAACCTGCATTCTTATTTCAAATTTACCTGGCTGCTGTGCAATTTCTTTAGCAGTTGTCAGGTCCACACCTGCAAAATCGATCAGTATGTAGTCATCGCCAACAGTGCGCACTGGTATGTCTCTCAGACCCAGGGCATTGAATTTTTCACTGAGTATATCCACCGTAAGATCTCTTGTCTCTGTACGTACACCCTGCCGGTAGATTTTATTACCGTTTTCATCAGTAAGCAGGAAACCATTGACATCTTCAAGCAAACTTTCAACCGTTTCCTGGTCTGCTTTGGTTCTTATTTCATACTCAATCCCATCAGGAGTCGCATAAGGTACCACTTCAGAACCAAATTCCTCAGAAAGATAGGTGGATATTAATTGCTGTTTGGTTGTGTAAATTGTAATTTCATAGGTGTCACCTCTCTGCGTTATAGACGAATCACTAAATCCCAGTAAGTTCAGGTATGATTGAGTGATTTCCCCTTCTGTTTCTAATGCAATAGATAACCTAGATCGATCCGAAGTTTGCACTACATTTTTGACTGTTACAGGAGAACCTATAGCTTTTTCGATAATTGCACTGGCTGTCAGGCCTTCATCCACATCTGCCTGAATAACAGCTCCCTGCAGGCTTACCTGAAGCCAGGAGCCGCCTTCCAGATCAAGACCGTAATTAAGATTGGAGTTAAAACCATCATCAGATGAGTACCATGGCTGGATTGCAACAAGCGAAATCAAAATTGCAAGGATAAAGATGCGTATTCTCCAATCACTTAAGAGACCTTTTGGCTTTTCTTCACTCATGACTTCACCACCTTTGGGTTTCTCTTTGAATACCACCGTATAATACCTGTGTTTAGAAGCCAGGTGTTTATGATATCGGCAAGCAGACCGAATATCAATACAATCGAAATGTCAGAAAGGAGAGTCATTTGCGATAATGAGGGAATCAATACATAGGAATAAGTCGAAACCATATACATTGCAACAACCGCAGCAAGGGTTGTGGAAGTCATTGTAAGTCCAGTATGCATGGCGAGAGATATTTTTTCATTTGCAGAACCACGGCGTTTAAACATACGTGTCGTGAGTAAAACATCACTATCCACAGAATAACCAATTATCATCAAAAGTGCTGCCACTGTTCCCAGGGAAAGTTCAACTCCTGCAAGGGTCATCAATGCAGCTGCTATACAAATGTCAGATATTGAAGATATAACCACTGCTAAAGAAGGTATAAAATTGCGAAAGACCAAAAAAATCACTACTGACATACCAAGTAGTGAAAGGAGTAAAGCCTGAAGAGCTTGTAACTGCAAATCTTCCCCGTAGATAGCTCCGACCTGCTGGATTTCTACAGAGGAATACGCAGAAATTATGTCTTTTTCAACTTCCAATTGAAGATTCTTTTCCATAGGTCCAAATTGAAGAACTGCTCTATCACCGGTTTTGCGGATATCTACAAGAGGATAGTCCATGTAATTTGACTCCAGTTCCCCAGTGCTTTCATCAGTCTGGAAGGAGATCATTGTTCCACCCTTAAACTCCATACCCAAGTTTACAGGAGTCCCCGACGTGGAATAAGTAAAACCCATAATGAGTAAAGCAATCACAAATATTGCAATTGGTATTGCCACAATTTGCCTGTCAGTATGGCTTTTTATGAAATTGTCAAATTTACCAATAATTAATGACATGATTTTTATGCTCCAATGATGTGAAATTAAATGCCGTTGTGAATGTGAGCTTGCATCAATGCATACTATAATATTATATAAACTGTTTTCTTGCAAACGTGTTTTTATAGATAAAGCGCAATTTTTCAGAATCTTTAACACAGGAGAGGTATACAGTTGTGAACTACCCTCTAAATAAAAACCATCTGGAGTCCTGCTTCAATTATGAGGGAGAAAGATCCCTCGTACATATAATAAAAATGTTTTTTCACACGTATAATTGGTAATTAATATATATCCCCCTAACCAACTTTACAGGTATGCCATATAGACCATCCGTTGACGAATATTTTCTTGAAATAGCCACCGTTATAGCCAAAAGATCCACATGTCTTCGCAACCGGGTGGGAGCGGTTATCGTACGGGATAAACAGATCCTTTCCACCGGTTACAACGGAGCCCCGAGTAATATGGAACACTGTCTGGATATCGGATGTATCCGGCAAAAAAACAATATCGAATCAGGCACACGTCATGAGAAATGCCGGGCAGTGCATGCCGAACAGAATGCCATTATACAGGCAGCATTGCATGGAGCTGGAATCGAAGGGGCAACTCTCTACTGTACACACCAACCCTGCATCCTGTGTACCAAAATGATAATCAATTCCCGAATAAACCGGGTGGTTTACCTGACATCATATCCGGATACTGATGCTCTGGATTTCTTTAATGATGCGGGAGTGGAGATAATAAATCTGCCAGTATCAAGACTTCTTGGAAATGCGTAAAGCTTTCTTAATGAGATCCATATTGTCCGGCCGGTACAACTGGCGTGCAGATGTTTTTTCCTCGGTAAACAGGGGTATACCCCGTACAACAACTACCGGATTACCTCCACTACCCTCTCCCATCAGCAGGTTTGCAGCCGCTGCCACTTCATCGGCAACCGCTTCCTCACTGATCTGCATTTCATAGCCGAAAAGATCCTTCGTACCCTTCCAGTGATAAATGGGAGCAGCATGGTACAACCCTATTGCAACACCTGTCTGACCCAGTCTGAAAGCCCTGCCATTGGTATCAGTTACCACAACAGCAATCCTGCAACCTGTAATCTCTTCAACACTCTCACCTATACTTCTGGCACTGGCATCCCCGTCCCGGGGAAGATCGGCAAGTAAATCGTTCTCGACATTGGAATCATCCACTCCCGCATTGATGCATACATGTGCCCTGTCGGATTGAACAAGCATCACAGGAGATTCAACAAAACACTCGCTGCACCTGTCAAGTACCGCCTGTACAAGCCGTGGATCCTTATCATCCTTTCTGCCAATCGCAATTGCCTGGGCAGAGGGGTTAATATTGTCAAGGGAAAACAGTTCATTTTCGGCTTTTGCAATGATGGTAGAAGCAATAACCAGCACATCACCATCTTCCAGCACGGCATGCTCACATATAATGGCCGCAATATCGTCACCGGGTTTTATCAGAGGTATATCATCAACAGTAAAGGCTTCCATCTTCACCTTTTTTCAACTCCACAGGAAAATACAGCAGCTCATAAATAATACTAGCCCTATATATTAACCTGCGGCGATGATGAGAGTTACCCCCACCGAGCAAAGTATGAGGACAAAACTTAACTGATGCCGCAAAAAATGAAACCTCCCTGCAAACTGCAGAGAGGTAATATCACATTTAATTAACTTATTCGATTGAGATCTTCGGTTTTTCAGCTTCTTTGGTTTTTGGTAATGTGACTGTCAGCACCCCTTCCTCAAGTTTGGCCGTGGCGCCTTCCTCAGTCACAGAAGCCGGCAAAGAAACCGCCCTGGAGAAACTTGAATACCTGCGCTCTTTCTGGAAGTAACCTTCTTCCTCTTTCTCTTCTTCCTTTTTACATTCTGCACTGATCTCAATCATGCCCTCGGATACACGGATGTCCACATCCTCCTTATTGACACCTGGCAGATCTGTGGTAACCACTACTGAATCATCCTTCTCCTGGACATCCACAAGAGGAGCCATCGTTTCGCCACCCTTCCATTGCACCGAAGGTAAGAATTCCCTGAAAAGGTCGTTTAGGTAATCCTGTGTCTGTTTGATCTCATCGAATGGATCCCATCTACTTACTGAAGGTGAATTTCCCCTGCGTATTAATCCTCTTTTCATATTATACCACTCCTGTTATTCCTGTTGTGGAAATAACAGGACATCATTATGTGATTACATCTTTAAGTGCTTTTCGAAACTCAAAGGGAAAGCAGGGTATGTATCAGTTCGCAACCTTTGACAGTTGAAAGTATACCATCTGTTGCTGCATCTTCTGAGTAAGTTTTGACGATATCGGCATCCTGATTGAAAGAGGGATAGATCACAAAGGGTACAGGATCTGGAGTATGGGTTCTTACTGCAATTGGTGTAGGGTGGTCGGGAAGGACAAGTACGTTACACTCTTCTGGCAGTTTTTCTATTCCTTTAAGAATGGTACCCACAACTTTGGAATCAAAATCCTCTACTGCCTGTATCTTGGCTTCCAAACTACCCATATGTCCGGCTTCATCGGGAGCTTCCACATGAACAAAAACAATGTCATGATCTTTCAGAGATTCAAGGG from Methanohalophilus halophilus includes these protein-coding regions:
- a CDS encoding coenzyme F420-0:L-glutamate ligase; this translates as MKMEAFTVDDIPLIKPGDDIAAIICEHAVLEDGDVLVIASTIIAKAENELFSLDNINPSAQAIAIGRKDDKDPRLVQAVLDRCSECFVESPVMLVQSDRAHVCINAGVDDSNVENDLLADLPRDGDASARSIGESVEEITGCRIAVVVTDTNGRAFRLGQTGVAIGLYHAAPIYHWKGTKDLFGYEMQISEEAVADEVAAAANLLMGEGSGGNPVVVVRGIPLFTEEKTSARQLYRPDNMDLIKKALRISKKS
- a CDS encoding Hsp20/alpha crystallin family protein is translated as MKRGLIRRGNSPSVSRWDPFDEIKQTQDYLNDLFREFLPSVQWKGGETMAPLVDVQEKDDSVVVTTDLPGVNKEDVDIRVSEGMIEISAECKKEEEKEEEGYFQKERRYSSFSRAVSLPASVTEEGATAKLEEGVLTVTLPKTKEAEKPKISIE